ATGGCCAGCACCTCGGCCTCGCGGGTCGGCCAGCGAAACACATGGCGCTCCAGACGTTTGTGCCATAGGCAAAAGCCGTTACGATCCCAGTAAAGCAGCTTGATGATGGTTCGACTCCGGTTGCAAAAGCCGAACAGATGGCCGGCGAACGGATCGAGTTGCAACTGCTGCGACACCAGGATGGACAGGCCGTCGATGGATTTGCGCATGTCCGTGGCTCCCAGGGCCAGATAGACCCGGACGCCGCTTGCCGGCAGCATCACAGCCGCGTCAGCGTGCGGACCAGTTTTTCTAGCACCGGCCCGACAAAGTCGCCCCGGATCTCGATGCGAAAGGCGTTGCCCACATGCACCAGCAGCGGTTCCGGTGCGTTTGCCATGTCTGGTTGGGCCGACGCGAGCAGCGGCACGGGGACGATGGTGACGAAAGACGCGGCCTCCCTGTCGTTCGTGGCTCCCAAACGCTTTCGCCAATAGCCCAGGGAACTTTGGGAAAGGCCATGCTCTCGGCAGTATGCTCCCTGGCTCAGGCCGCTACGCTGCCAGCGCCCGATATGTCCGGCCCAGTACGCCTTCTTGGAACCCATCTCTGCTGCTGATGCTGCCATGGTCGTCCTCCTGTGGGATAAACCATGGCAGAAAATTCAAGCGGCGTAAGAAGTATCTATTTGGACGCTTACG
The sequence above is drawn from the Solidesulfovibrio fructosivorans JJ] genome and encodes:
- the tnpB gene encoding IS66 family insertion sequence element accessory protein TnpB (TnpB, as the term is used for proteins encoded by IS66 family insertion elements, is considered an accessory protein, since TnpC, encoded by a neighboring gene, is a DDE family transposase.), whose translation is MLPASGVRVYLALGATDMRKSIDGLSILVSQQLQLDPFAGHLFGFCNRSRTIIKLLYWDRNGFCLWHKRLERHVFRWPTREAEVLAIDSRQLAWLLDGLDPLAVTGHSRLEYSTVF
- the tnpA gene encoding IS66 family insertion sequence element accessory protein TnpA: MAASAAEMGSKKAYWAGHIGRWQRSGLSQGAYCREHGLSQSSLGYWRKRLGATNDREAASFVTIVPVPLLASAQPDMANAPEPLLVHVGNAFRIEIRGDFVGPVLEKLVRTLTRL